A part of Gadus morhua chromosome 17, gadMor3.0, whole genome shotgun sequence genomic DNA contains:
- the LOC115529478 gene encoding uncharacterized protein LOC115529478 isoform X3 encodes MGMCPKQRAGLRQHILLYTPANLLAIETLLQFKQVDCEFSLTNIRASPANRMTRAVLSILVIFVCLAPMLEVNSTQDDFKMFIEDVELYINSLKEEDLEMIANILIDKQIRITDNILNHIQDIGPELAEVKKLLEAMMEIIPELEAKWLKSPEDYKLFREYIHKAIKGLKVFHETMVIKDEL; translated from the exons ATGGGGATGTGCCCAAAACAAAGGGCTGGGCTACGACAACACATACTCCTCTACACACCTGCCAACCTTCTGGCCATCGAGACTTTATTGCAGTTCAAGCAGGTTGATTGTGAATTCTCTCTCACGAACATCCGAGCATCTCCAGCCAACAG GATGACCCGCGCTGTCTTGTCCATCCTGGTGATCTTTGTGTGTCTTGCACCGATGCTGGAGGTCAACAGCACACAG GATGACTTCAAGATGTTTATTGAAGATGTCGAATTGTACATCAATTCCTTGAAG GAAGAAGATTTGGAGATGATTGCCAACATCCTCATAGACAAGCAAATTCGTATAACGGACAATATATTGAACCACATACAAGACATTGGGCCTGAGCTTGCGGAAGTCAAGAAGCTACTTGAAGCAATGATGGAGATTATCCCTGAACTAGAAGCTAAATGGCTCAAGTCCCCTGAAGACTATAAGCTTTTTAGGGAGTACATCCACAAGGCAATCAAGGGACTCAAAGTCTTCCATGAAACCATGGTGATCAAAGATGAATTATAA
- the LOC115529478 gene encoding uncharacterized protein LOC115529478 isoform X2 — MRMGPEKRALLRRHLLPYTAANLLAIETLLQFEQVDCVFSLTDIRASPANRMTRAVLSILVMFVCLAHTRETLDDFKMVIEDVELYINSLKEEDFEMVANSFIDQYMRITDNVFNNLQFIGPEFAVANKIFEALKEIIPELKAKWLKSPEDYKLFWEYIQKAIDGIKVLHEIMVIKDEL, encoded by the exons ATGAGAATGGGCCCAGAAAAAAGGGCTCTACTACGACGACACCTACTCCCCTATACAGCTGCCAACCTTCTGGCAATCGAGACTTTATTGCAGTTCGAGCAGGTTGATTGTGTATTCTCTCTCACGGACATCCGAGCATCTCCAGCCAACAG AATGACCCGCGCTGTCTTATCCATCCtggtgatgtttgtgtgtcttgcaCATACGCGGGAGACACTG GATGACTTCAAGATGGTGATTGAAGATGTCGAATTGTACATCAATTCCTTGAAG GAAGAAGATTTTGAGATGGTTGCTAACAGCTTCATAGACCAGTATATGCGTATAACGGACAATGTATTCAACAACCTACAATTCATTGGGCCTGAGTTTGCGGTAGCCAATAAGATATTTGAGGCATTGAAGGAGATTATCCCTGAACTAAAAGCTAAATGGCTCAAGTCCCCTGAAGACTATAAGCTTTTTTGGGAGTACATCCAGAAGGCAATCGACGGAATCAAAGTCTTGCATGAAATCATGGTGATCAAAGATGAATTATAA
- the LOC115529478 gene encoding uncharacterized protein LOC115529478 isoform X1: MKCSPMRMGPEKRALLRRHLLPYTAANLLAIETLLQFEQVDCVFSLTDIRASPANRMTRAVLSILVIFVCLAPMLEVNSTQDDFKMFIEDVELYINSLKEEDLEMIANILIDKQIRITDNILNHIQDIGPELAEVKKLLEAMMEIIPELEAKWLKSPEDYKLFREYIHKAIKGLKVFHETMVIKDEL; encoded by the exons ATGAAGTGTTCACCAATGAGAATGGGCCCAGAAAAAAGGGCTCTACTACGACGACACCTACTCCCCTATACAGCTGCCAACCTTCTGGCAATCGAGACTTTATTGCAGTTCGAGCAGGTTGATTGTGTATTCTCTCTCACGGACATCCGAGCATCTCCAGCCAACAG GATGACCCGCGCTGTCTTGTCCATCCTGGTGATCTTTGTGTGTCTTGCACCGATGCTGGAGGTCAACAGCACACAG GATGACTTCAAGATGTTTATTGAAGATGTCGAATTGTACATCAATTCCTTGAAG GAAGAAGATTTGGAGATGATTGCCAACATCCTCATAGACAAGCAAATTCGTATAACGGACAATATATTGAACCACATACAAGACATTGGGCCTGAGCTTGCGGAAGTCAAGAAGCTACTTGAAGCAATGATGGAGATTATCCCTGAACTAGAAGCTAAATGGCTCAAGTCCCCTGAAGACTATAAGCTTTTTAGGGAGTACATCCACAAGGCAATCAAGGGACTCAAAGTCTTCCATGAAACCATGGTGATCAAAGATGAATTATAA